A portion of the Mustela erminea isolate mMusErm1 chromosome 19, mMusErm1.Pri, whole genome shotgun sequence genome contains these proteins:
- the LOC116579408 gene encoding zinc finger protein 544-like isoform X1 — translation MKHCLQEEGPWLVSLGERQDWKNQLREHQEDSWSQMVLTTETLFAQGDHCEHDLGGSYLSVSLLPPTLLTRTHFCTLDSQVKKLKQNSVFMNHEKGQVDRKPYENHQSAGVFCQSIYLNKLGNVEMRNKKLCEYTVTSDSLSYGTSLQFHNRLFSAENNNCPDYGNIINHSKTWNEHKPMHLRECQYECDDCLIQTGISDCREAPFRYGEEHAFHVASSFTGCDIIQTGKRPHACSQCGKSFSCCSKFVVHQRTHTGEKPFECNQCGKSFTQSSKLTRHQRTHTGENHINVTNVENLSGGTLTLLYIKEFILEPYECTHCGKSFSQRSDFVAYKRTHTGEKPYECNQCGKSFI, via the exons ATGAAACACTGCCTACAGGAGGAGGGCCCCTGGTTGGTGTCATTAGGAGAAAGGCAGGATTGGAAGAACCAGCTAAGGGAGCACCAGGAGGACTCTTGGAGTCAAATGGTACTTACCACAGAGACACTGTTTGCTCAAGGGGACCATTGTGAGCATGACCTTGGGGGAAGTTACCTGAGTGTAAGCCTTCTACCTCCAACATTACTCACAAGAACACATTTCTGTACCCTTGACTCACAGGTTAAAAAGTTGAAACAGAATTCAGTTTTCATGAATCATGAGAAAGGCCAGGTTGATAGAAAGCCTTATGAAAATCACCAAAGTGCTGGAGTCTTCTGTCAGAGCATTTATTTGAATAAACTTGGAAATgttgaaatgagaaataaaaaactttgtgaatatactgtCACTAGTGACTCTTTGAGCTACGGTACCTCCCTGCAATTTCATAATAGACTTTTCTCAGCAGAGAACAACAACTGTCCAGACTATGGAAACATCATCAATCATAGCAAGACTTGGAATGAACACAAGCCGATGCATCTTAGAGAATGTCAATATGAGTGTGATGACTGCCTCATACAAACCGGAATAAGTGATTGTAGAGAAGCACCATTTAGGTATGGGGAGGAACATGCCTTCCACGTAGCCTCTTCTTTTACTGGCTGTGACATCATTCAGACTGGAAAGAGGCCACATGCATGCAGTCAGTGTGGAAAATCTTTCAGCTGTTGTTCTAAGTTTGTTGTACAC CAGAGAACACACACTGGAGAAAAGCCCTTTGAGTGTAACCAGTGTGGGAAATCCTTCACCCAGAGTTCCAAACTTACTAGGCATCAGCGAACCCACACTGGAGAAAACCATATAAATGTCACGAATGTGGAAAATCTTTCAGGTGGAACTCTGACCTTATTGTACATcaaagaattcatactggagCCTTATGAGTGTACTCATTGTGGAAAGTCCTTCAGTCAAAGGTCGGACTTTGTTGCATATAAAAGgactcacactggagagaaaccctatgaatgcaACCAGTGTGGAAAGTCCTTCATTTGA
- the LOC116579408 gene encoding uncharacterized protein LOC116579408 isoform X2, protein MPQVVAQSLPGERGLLAPQRPLLPQEVGHVFFHGFFRYEEEMEAHSHAVPSLPAVSFKDVAVTFTQEEWGQRSGQEETIPHRDSGDLQPPGLSGLEEYI, encoded by the exons ATGCCGCAGGTGGTAGCCCAGAGTCTCCCGGGCGAGCGAGGCTTGCTTGCCCCCCAGAGGCCGCTCCTGCCTCAAGAGGTTGGACACGTTTTCTTCCACGG CTTCTTCAGGTATGAGGAGGAGATGGAAGCACATTCTCACGCGGTCCCATCCCTG CCAGCTGTGAGCTTCAAGGACGTGGCTGTGACCTTCACGCAGGAGGAGTGGGGACAACGATCTGGCCAAGAGGAGACTATACCACACCGTGACTCTGGAGACCTGCAGCCACCTGGTCTCTCTGG attggaagaatatatttga